The genomic stretch TGGAGCATTTAACAAACAAAACCCTCCCAACGCAGTAACTCAAGTCAAGCGACCATGCAAGTTGGTGCATTACATAGAGTGCATTAACATCTATATAGTGTAGGGCTGTTTGTCACTTGATAAAAAAGCAATTTCTTATTCTCAGTGAATAAGCTTAGTCGTTACTATGCCATTTGAATGACATGGCATCTGCAAATCATTAAAAGATTTGTGCTTcactgaaagggaggaaacccacaccagcaggatctcacgaATGCGTAACAAATCTGCGTGAAGTAAAATTAAATGCTTGCTGCTTTCAATTGCATGTCTCTGTTTACTTGATTATTAGTTAAAATAACTGCTAGACAATTTAATTAAAAGCATAATTAAGAACGACAGCCAGAATATAGAATAATAAACAGTTTTGCATGCATTTATGCACGTATGCACCAAAAAGAACAtgaccaggcataacatcatgaccacctccttgttcctgcgctatggaccctcacagagcaggtactgtttgggcggtggatcattctcagcactgcagtagcactgacgtggcggtggtgtgttagtgtgtgttgcgctggtctgagtggatcagacacagcagtgctgtgctgtatccagccaacagcgtcctgtgaccactgatgaaggactagagacaaattgcagcagatgagctgtcgtctctgactttacatctacaagttggaccgaccaggtaggagtgtctaatagagtggacagtgagtggacacagtgttgatccactcataccagcacaacacaatcacaccaccaccactacgtcagtgttactgcagtgctgagaatgacccaccacccaaatagttaTAGTATATCACattaatatatcgctgctgtcggaagaaaactgagtatctccaaaacggcaactttacagtagaaggaaaaaacctactttacttttaatgaaagtcaatggaaccagaatttcttccaagtcattttggctcaattgttttggtccattcttcatgaaattcacatgcaatgtaaagggtGCCGGGtactttcaaaatatgtcaaaaacagaaaatacgaggttttctcccaacagcagcgatatgataTGAATGATAATAGAGGAAAAGCATCCATCAGTGCCCATACACGCGCACCCTACAGAGGATCCGGGGCTGTTCCGCTATTAATCAGCCTCTCGTGACTACAACACtggatttaatatttaataccGGTATTAAAAACACCCGAGCTTGATTTTCCCCCCAGAACTCTGAGCTCAGGTAGGAACATACAGGACCAGATGAAACGTGGACACTAGTGTGGTCCTCACACCTTCATCTCCCCCCAGTTCATCATTACTCAGCCTCTTTTTCGGCCCGACTGCGGGTCTGCGCAGAATTTTGCGCCCTTTTATCCTCGACGCTGGAGTCTGCATCTTGCTCCAGtgttctcgttccaccttaaacgccgCAGCAAtcccgtttaaggtggaacggcaggCTGGCCAAGTTTAGCGGCATTTATGCGCCGTTTTGCTGCAGCGAAGCCGCAAAGTCGGACCGTATTTGTGCGGCGGTTTAGCATGAGCGCGGAAAAACGCGCACAACACCAGTTTCTTACCTTTAAAACCTAAAAACCGACGCGGCCGATTCAGCCCAAAGCCATGAAAACAGACGCGGTGGTCCGCCTTGATGACGTCACCCAGCCTGCGCCGGACACTCGTCCTGCCGCAGCGTCTGCGCCACTAACGTTTCGTTCCTTTATAAATATTCACGCGATCACCTCGCCGTGTTAATGAAACGGGTGACGGTTTTAATCAGCTGCGTACATCTACGTGTAGCACACGGTGCTTCAAAGCACGTTGGAAGGGGGGGCTACACCgaattttcacaatttctgcacGTCACCCAGGCAGAGCTGCTCACAGcgctggtgatgggaaccagacgtccacctctaaaagctccctcagtgATCAGTAATCAGAAATGAAGTCACTGCCTGGTATCTGAGGCACGGAGTGCGTTTACAGGCACTTGATGCACCCATAggtgcagaaaatcagatttgagatTCAATCAGAGCGTTTACATGGACTAATCAGAtagtggagaaactccaggtctacacgagtcagacagtaatcagatagtggagaaactccaggtctacacgagtcagacagtaatcagatagtggagaaactccaggtctacacgagtcagacagtaatcagatagtggagaaactccaggtctacacgagtcagacagtaatcagatagtggagaaactccaggtctacacgagtcagacagtaatcagatagtggggaaactccaggtctacacgagtcagacagtaatcagatagtggagaaactccaggtctacacgagtcagacagtaatcagatagtggggaaactccaggtctacacgagtcagacagtaatcagatagtggggaaactccaggtctacatgagtggAGAAAccccaggtctacatgagtcagacagtaatcagatagtggggaaactccaggtctacacgagtcagacagtaatcagatagtggagaaactccaggtctacacgagtcagacagtaatcagatagtggagaaactccaggtctacacgagtcagacagtaatcagatagtggagaaactccaggtctacacgagtcagacagtaatcagatagtggggaaactccaggtctacacgagtcagacagtaatcagatagtggggaaactccaggtctacatgagtggAGAAAccccaggtctacatgagtcagacagtaatcagatagtggggaaactccaggtctacacgagtcagacagtaatcagatagtggggaaactccaggtctacacgagtcagacagtaatcagatagtggagaaactccaggtctacatgagtcagacagtaatcagatagtggagaaactccaggtctacacgagtcagacagtaatcagatagtggagaaactccaggtctacacgagtcagacagtaatcagatagtggggaaactccaggtctacatgagtcagacagtaatcagatagtggagaaactccaggtctacacgagtcagacggtaatcagataatagggaaactccaggtctacacgagtcagacagtaatcagatagtggggaaactccaggtctacatgagtcagacagtaatcagataatggggaaactccaggtctacatgagtcagacagtaatcagataatggggaaactccaggtctacatgagtcagacagtaatcagatagtggagaaactccaggtctacacgagtcagacggtaatcagataatggagaaactccaggtctacatgagtcagacagtaatcagataatggagaaactccaggtctacatgagtggagaaactccaggtctacatgagccagacagtaatcagataatggggaaactcaaggtctacacgagtcagacagtaatcagatagtggagaaactccaggtctacaggagtcagactgTAATCGGATTTTTGCTTTTCAACCAGCCAGTAAACCCACAGAAGACAACGTGACGTAAAACTCAAACCTCATGTTGTGGctttacatgaaaacatgaacacacatcGTCTAGAAGATGACGAATATTTAAATAATGCAGAGAAAGTTGGCTGCATCGTTGCTCCAAACACTtcttgcttatttccggtaccgctgtctgtttttgcacatgctcagactgagaaacctgaaagacgtcagagtgagagctcacagcacGGAGAAATCTGCCGACTGagataaaatccagcctcttccGAATTTAATAATCGGGGTTTCTAGATCGGAGCGTGGTCTTTACATGACCATTCGAATAATCAGACAAGCGCAGAGATCCGATTCCGATCGCATTATTGAGTGCACGTGAACCCTCACTGCTTTATTTTAAGATGTCTCATGGTCTAGCCTTCTCCAGGAGCCCCTGATGCATCAGTGAGAAAAGATCTCTGCTGTTTCCTCTTTGTGATTCCATAACAAAGCATTTACAGGACATTTAGAGTGGGGTCCAAATGGGTCCTACCATGAAGGTGAGCATCGCTGGAAGGTTTATGGATCTGAAACGTGCCTGTGAAGCCGTGTCACGGTGATGCAAAATGGATGAAAGTGGAGGCAGAGTTAATGCACACATCAACGTTTATTTTCCGTTTTTTACTTGGCAAACAGgcttaaaacattttctttttctgttcttcttcAATTTCTTGCTGAAACTGGCAGACTGGACCTGTAAAAAAGGATTGAACTGTAAGCACATTCATTCAAAATTAAACGACTTTAATTgaaattccacccatttttcaaaatttctgtaaaaTCCAATCattgaaatgtaaaaatcacTCAGACTGGTTTGAAATGGTTAACTGTACAGAAACAAACatgatctctttacagtggtggtgatgggaaccaggggtcaccatgtctacaacacatttatttactatccagaaccaccatcTTCATctttaatgatggtaaaataggcATAAATTTAAGAGAAAAATGCTTTTtccttggggactattttgccttacatcACCCTTTAtaactgttgtcagaacaaaaccttgtatctccatttttgtcgattttcagtttttgacataaattgaaaatgcatgttgtgtaaatttcatgaaggatggaccaaaataaacggccaaaaataactttgaaaaaattctggttccattgactttcattataagtaaagtaggtttttcccttctactgtaaagttaccattttggagatacgaggctttgCAGCGTTgttgtacatatacatacatacacacacacacagacacatatacatatatacgtGGAaatgaatggcccaaaatgacaagtaaataagtaaataaataagtaaaaatctaaaatcttCTCTAAACTGTATCAGGACATTTTTTTGAGTAAACCtccctgaatgactttatttacatctttactgtttacatgtgcagaaatgctgagaaatctgtggaACTGCTCTTTCACTCCAGTCTTTTAGAGTTGCATTCTATTTCACTGAACTGACCTTTCTGCGTTTCTCTGATGCTTGTTTTTCCTCTTCCATTTCCGTGACCTCCATATCGTCCTCATCTGTTTGGAAGTCGTCGTCATCGTCGTCGTCTTCCTCCATTCCTTCTTGTTCCTCTGACTTTTTTAAAGTGAACATAGAGGCTGTGGAGAAGACGGGAGGGgttacatatttttacatgGGGTGGCGGAGCAATAGGCAACGTAAACACCACATAATTCTATGAAAAGTAACGGTCAGCATCTGAAACGCTCACTAAAAACCCAAGCATGGCGTCACAAAGAAGAGCAAATCATACGTTCTGCAGCTACGAGCAGCAGTCGCGATTCGTCGATCTGAGGGCGACGATTCAGACGCACTGATATGTCAATGTTAGAATTCGAATAATTGATTATAATATTAAAGTTTGGGGTAAATGAAATTCTTAGACTATTCTCAAATGTTAAAAAGGAATTTTTTTGGTCTAAACAGCAAATCACGTCAAATCGTGGTGAGAattcatgatgcactgaaagGTTTCCTAACAAATCGTGATCACATCGAATCATGATGCCCGAAGTTTCTATAGTCTGGCTGCAGACACGCGCTCTCGGCCCCGGCCCCGTCACGCGCCCTCGCGCTCTCGGCCCCGGCCCCGTCACGCGCCCTCGCGCTCTCGGCCCCGGCCCCGTCACGCGCCCTCGCGCCCTCGGCCCCGTCACGCGCCCTCGGCCCCGGCCACGTCCGCGCGCGCGAAGACAGCAAAAGTAATTGGTACCACGTTGACTGTACATCACAATCTCCTAGAATCCTTAATGAGCtctattttaataaacattaattagTTTTCTGATAACCGATTCTAATCATCAGCATGGCTTTCATGAGTTTtagtagttttattttttccagcgAATAAACCCGACATTCATGTCTTATCGTCATGGTTTTACTGCGAACTTTCTCATATTTAATTACCTTATTATCAGTATGACAACACCAGTTAAGCATAGTTCTTGCCCAGCAGTACATGGTTGGGTTTTTCCCCTCAAAAAACCGACAAAAACACCGTGGTGGCAAAGTGGCACTGACACCATCAATAGGCTGGCGGTGCAcgtcaggctgagagtgcatgccTGCAGCCAGACCCCTCTCAGAAATTTACACAAGAAATAAAGTGATGGTCAAGTCTGTGGATCAAACGACAGACAGTCCAGTCTCTTAAGAAAAGTATGGGGCCATAAAGTGATCAAAAAACAGCCCAGATGTGCTTTTATGTTTGGACTGAAATCAGcctgaaatgaatggaagtgaAGGGAGAGCTTGTGCCTGAGCAGCTCTCATCCATTAACCGGCTTCGGAAGGCCAAAGTCAAGCTGTGAGTCACTCCACAAGAGGCTCTTTTCTCCAGCTCTGTTATGAATAACAAGCATGAGTGATCAGGTGCTCACGTGGATAGAGGTCCGACATGCTGTCGTCCGTGTCGCCGTCCTCCTCTCCGCTGGAGCTGGGGGCCCAGACGCCGCTGTCCTGCTTTTGCTTCTGCTTGCGTCTTTCATTTGAACTCTCCACGCCATCATCTGTGTCTTTGGGTTGCTTTCTCTGCCTGAGCCTGGCTGGAACAAACTTCACACCTTGTTTCACACACTCCTCATCTGAAATGAGATCGGACAGCAGAGTCGTGAGGTTACTGTTCAGCTGCTATAATAGACAGATCTGAATTTTAGGCTTGAGCTAAAGAAGAAACAAATATCCTGGGGTTTCAGTCACGTGATTTTTCTGTCTTAGCCATATTTGGGACCGAATTTCTGGCTTCGCTGCTCCGCATGAATGTAACTAGAGGTGAAAGGCGGCTAAAATGATTCTCCTTACTTTAATAAGAAAAACATTCCCTCAATAAAATAGTCTGAGATCCTCACACAGTTTCCCCTGAACTCCTGATCTCACTTAAACTGGTGGAAACCAAATTAGTGTTATATTGATCTCATACTCAGCCCCTCTCCCTAATCTGAGAGTCTTTCAGAGCAtgtaaaagcacagaagcccaccggctcttcacgtcagggtgggtaaaggatccccTGGTGCtgcataaagaggagatgaACTCTGATCATAGGAGGGAAATgacatcagctcattaacacagaCGTGATCAATGCTGGCCTTCAGAGAACTTCAGCTGATGTTATTAGCTGAGAGATGAACAGTCGGccccctaacggagctgcagacCCCCGGTATAACTctactctctgtttctgatttaaatgacaagcgttaaatatcagactgaatgtcgtgAGTTGGAAAACGACGTCGTGTCTCGACAGacgtgattctgtaagtttgctggtgcagttagttcagagttcagctcctgTCCTGAAACCCCTGAACTGCATAACTGGGTCTCCTGGTTAAAATTCCTGATATTATCAGCTGATTAATCCCTTCTGGAGCTGAACGAGGCGTGAACatcagagagaaacactgaactacacagtgcagcggctccaaacctggagtgaaaacactgaattaaaggccCGAGTGTCTCTCAGCTTTTCGCAGAAGAACCGTTCACAAAGCACAGCCAAGTGAAGACGTCGTGCAGCGCAGCCACTCCCTGACTCAGCCCTCAAAATAGCGACGACTGTACGGTGTGACGTCATGTGAAACGCAAGAATAAGTTTGTGCACCTGCTTCTTCTGAAACCAAAGGTATTAATAGTAAGATTTGCCTGTTTTGcttcagtaacagcctctactcttctgggaaggctttacagtaGAGGCTGGAACATTGCTTTGACAGGAAAGCAATACAAGTGAAAAGAATTCAGTATTTAACAGCCTCGCAGTCCATTCAGAGCTGGTTtttgaggagcctggccacttcctatgtcccccattatatcaaagaCAGGGTTgctaaacagcagggggcgcccacgagcaagtcctcaatgaatgggagcgAATGGAgcccaacggctaaaaacgaggagttaaaatattttctaatCACTTAAAAAGAACTTCCCTctcattttagaaagtagaaggatggatttcactaaaaatagcaaagaaatctcacctggatgtttcctttattctacactaaacgggttttgggcagcaggaggcgggctttactgctactgagtgctgattggttggcgagcagagcagctcattggctgtttgtgctCACAGACGTCCTGAATATACATGAGGCGCCGTtataaactcctataactcgagtttaaaagcttttaaaagtataagagcagtgttaaaatgttttatgctctCCTGTGTTTAGGAAATGATCGTTtgctttaaacattaaaaatatttaagtgtttataaactatgattttcctcaaatgctccatcttaacccattcactttggactcgctcaggagcgccctcggAAGACACTACAGGGTGGtgattctcctctctacaagttctctggcacAGAAACTCTGACTCTGGACTGCCCTCTAATGGACGTACTGCTTAACATCCCTGTCAGCCTGAAGGATGCATGGGAGCGTGTGGGCAGTGACAGGTAGACCGTTTAAAAACGTATTTATTTTAAACGGAGAATAACGAGGCTTTTAAAAGTGCAACAAAAACCCAGTCGGTTTAATTCTATTATAGAGTGGTACTTACATTGTGCCACAGCTTTCTTGAATCGCTTTCCATTGACATGCCGGAGGACATGGTGAGGCACGCGATTGATGTGTCTCAGGGTCAGCTTGCAAAAAAGGCGATTTCTGCAGTGAAAGAAAATTCAATGTTTTCATGAACAGCAAGATTGACAAATGcgccctttaggggtcgccacagtggatcatctgcctccatcttgccctatccactgcctcctctacttttacaccaaccatctccatgtccaccttcactacatccataaaccttctctgaggtctacctcttctccttctaccgggcagctccatctccaacattctttgcccaatatctccactattcctcctcaacacatgtccaaaccatctcaacctggcctctctggctttatctccaaactgctccaccttcaccgtccctctgatctgctcatttctaatcttgtccatcctcgtcactcccaacgaaaatctcagcatcttcatctccaccacctccagctcagcctcctgtcttttagacagagccacagtctccaaaccacacatcatagcaggacgcactgctgtcttgtaaaccttccctttcactcttgctgctatccttctgtcacacatcagccctgacacccgtctccaccaactccatcctgcctgcaccctcttcttcacctcttttctacacaaACTAAGTGTTAAagtaaaaatagatttttaaaaaactgctaTCAAATCCACCCTGGGATAAAAATCCTTCATGTAACGACACCATTTTCTGCAAAAACACTATTTGTGCGCAGATTTTGGTTCATCAGTAAAACAAGtaagtgttttgtttgtgtgtgtgtatatacagtacgTGTGTATGCGTacgagtgtgtgtttattttatttgcacaaATTCTTCCCAATTTAGTCGTATCCAATTTCACCCACTAGTTAgagcaggggtcagcaacacgTGGCTcaggctcttttactgccctgttgtggctccacagctgaatcagatcagtaggtgataataaaataatcctcctctacattaaaataaagctctgctgatccttcaacacagttaaTGGTCtgaaacactggagttaatgtagaactgctcattcatcctttaaccctgaagatcagcgcagacggctggtcaccatagcaacacagacaacagtctcgaccagctagtagctacgaaaaggcaaagagagagatttaagacgaacatcgataatttggagatgatcAGATTTATTTGcgttatagtcactccagctgttTTCCGGATACATTtaacctgcagtgagaaactgacaGACACTAAAAAGtggcgaagctgaagtcagtttggAGCCACAGCTACATAGTGAGCGACAtactggcacctcaggcaccatttaaggtggaacgggaaaattcaaacaagtaactggtgaatgagaagcgacatCAAAAAGCTGAAAGTTGAGAGACATTTAACAAGAAGCTGTTCTTCTTTCGAGGAAGagtttcctgctagagatgcgagaaaagcggctatagctgagctgaagcttaaagtaAGTCTATTTTcattcatattatattttttggtctgtactagaacatcagcacatttacagccaagatggtaaaaggttacttcaataaaatggacatgaaatgtcGTGGCTCCCAAGCTAGTTTGATTTTTGTCGAAACTTGATTTAATTGgatctttttaacatttgggcCGCCGACTTCTGAGTTAGGACTCCACCAATCACATGGtaccaccagcgctaggagggtgaaggcaaacacaagcttcctctgagacctgtgaagcaccaatGCAACTGCTGCTAATACAACATCACCGGACAGTTGAACGCGCTCAGAAGAGACACTAACCGCCAGTTCTGTTACGTGAGGTAACAGACGCCTACGCCGACTAGCATCACGCTGAGTGGTGTGGGGGGGTAAGGGGGTCcttcctacccacccagagagagcgaagccaattgtgctctcttgcaCTCCCAGTCACAGATGGCTGCACCACCTGGGAGCCCCTGCAAACATTACACACTACTCTCAAAAAGTTcaggatatttggctttcaggtGAAGTTTATGGAAAAGGTGAGAAGATCACGCTGCAGTGATGTTATATCGTGGAAGCAGGGCGTTCAGGTAGAAGCACGCGGTGGTGTTTTCTTTCCTCGTCTCAAACAGCAACTGAAACAAAAGCCGACCGCAGTGGTGGGTTTAACTCACCCCAACAAACAGTCTCAGTGTCTCAATAACTCGCCAATCGCCCTCGAGCATCAACTACAGCTTCACAGCGACGTCTCATCTGTTCACTAGTCGACTCGTCGTCTGCTGAGGCGCGGCGTCCCACTGTTCTTGAAGGGCGGCCCTCGGGTCAccgaggttctggggtacagagttacgagcctctacacggcgactcggctgatcccataggttttctatgggattgaggtctggagaaagtgcaggccgctCCATTTGAGGTGCCCcggtctccagcagccgttccctaaggatgcgacctcgatgagctggagcgTCGTCGTCCATGGAgatgaaatgaggcctgtgttgttcgTGCAGAGGCGCAGTGACTGGATTAgtgatgttattcagtagtttgggGCCACTGGGTCACTGCACCgctcacaaagtgtagggcagttctgtattgactggacaccacactgtaacaccaccaccaccaccaccctcattaagctccttgttagagaacagcaagttgtgcagaaactcctgaaacactgaacagctggacatgCGCATTCAGAAGTTTAGAGGTCACATTAAGCTCACCTGAAAAGGTTAGAGTGCGTTTTAGATTcgtcctgaaatttcacccgaaagccaaatatcccgaCTTTTTGAGTGGTGTATgttaaaaaacagatttttttggaTGGCTGATTTCTCACAGTCTTTAAAATGTGTGAGCTGTGGGAAACACCGACATATCTCGAGAGGGCGGTGACTAAACTTACGGTTCTTTCGTGCTCGGGACTAGATGTGGTTCATACTGGCTGTAATTGAACTCCGAGCCGGCACACAGTTTCTTGAACTTATTCCCAGATGTGAATTTCTGCAGCTCTGCAAGGTTGCAGGGGAACTCGTGGCCATTCAGTGTGCACTTgatctaaaaacagaaaacaaagcgATTTTTTTGGATGTCGAATCACTCCTGGAACACACGAACTTAaaaacatcacagcaaacccAACTGCtaaagcactgcagtaacactgacgtggtggtggtgtgttgtgctggtctgagtggatcagacactcagtgtcgctgctggactgagaacagtccaccaaccaaaaacatccagccaacagcgtcctgtgaccactgatgaaggactagaggatgaccagcacaaactgtgcagcagcagatgagctgtcgtctctgactttacatctacaaggtggactgacaaggtaggagtgtctaatagagtggacagtgagtggacacagtgtttaaaaactccagcagcactgctgtgtctgatccactcagaccagcgcaacacagactaacaccaccaccacgtaagggtcactgcagtgctgagaatgatccaccacccaaatagtacctgctctgtgagggtccatgggggtcctgaccactgaagaacaggctaacagagtatcagagaaacagatagactacagtctgtaactgtagaactacaaagtgcagctatacagtaagtggagctgataaaatggacaatgagctgtCCAtgaaggaggtggtcagaacgttacgcctgaccaGTGTAGTTTTAAGGTTTGTCACAGCAACTAACGCCTCTATGTAGACCTGCCAATTcagtttacagcagtttagaccAGCCCACTCACACTtaggttataaggagtgtttcatccCAGGACAGCCAATCGGAACAGAGCTCATCTACATACACcagtcttaaaggaacagcAACAAAACCTGCCTGTTTTATTCTAACAGATAAAGGAGGGCAGGTAAAGATGAATATGACTGGTTTGAGTGGTTTGCATTCAGGTCTGttacggagccccgctgatAACGCGTGGCCACGagttagtaaagcgtgggaacgagatcctaatgtggcCGCGACCTCGTTCCCACGCTTACCGGCAGGGCTCCGTATGAGGTCCTGTACGAATAAAAACAACGCTTAATAAGGCGTGGGAAAGAGacgattaagtcgtggccaccacttagtaaAGCGTGTTCTCGCTCCCACGGCGTAGCGAGCCGTGATCTCGCTCCCACGGCTTACTAAGGTCGTgcccacgcattaggatctcgttccca from Pygocentrus nattereri isolate fPygNat1 chromosome 23, fPygNat1.pri, whole genome shotgun sequence encodes the following:
- the surf2 gene encoding surfeit locus protein 2, yielding MEELPAELRDFLRSQPFLQLTEDKKIKCTLNGHEFPCNLAELQKFTSGNKFKKLCAGSEFNYSQYEPHLVPSTKEPNRLFCKLTLRHINRVPHHVLRHVNGKRFKKAVAQYEECVKQGVKFVPARLRQRKQPKDTDDGVESSNERRKQKQKQDSGVWAPSSSGEEDGDTDDSMSDLYPPSMFTLKKSEEQEGMEEDDDDDDDFQTDEDDMEVTEMEEEKQASEKRRKVQSASFSKKLKKNRKRKCFKPVCQVKNGK